A single window of Caldicellulosiruptor bescii DSM 6725 DNA harbors:
- a CDS encoding FkbM family methyltransferase has protein sequence MRSINQLNIGLTETKYGKFYYLKSDAIIGKSLEIYGEWAVPEIELLTSFIEEGDIVIDVGAYIGTHTIPFAQKLNGKGFVIAFEPQEIIFNILAKNIRTNNADNVQIFNKAVLDKNTITYIETFNYNETNNFGSAKIITDDIETQGIIKKIEAITIDSLELNNCKLIKIDVEGQEEFVLRGSEKTIKSFMPIIYFESNELEKTWNSICLVKKWGYDTFLFRFPAFNPFNIKGTQDNIFGYACETGILGIHKSKLSTYGNDTLKWRKLNYLFEITTLDDLAFLLIETSRGHDPIIPDIKYNEIRNIKFLQNYIIEVVKEIEKKDKLLQTIKEDLKIKEQHLQSIYCSEGWKLLTKCYKIRDKIFPPNSKRRELAKFILFIMKKLNLKFVQEIIRFARMYGIKALYNRSRIALHSMKSYSSNQENYFVPEQFERDYLLSEISVDIIVPIYNAYEDLKRCVESILKHTDLKKHRLVLINDCSTDERIYSFLKNLENERTEENLLVIHNKENLGFVKTVNKGISLSNKDVIILNSDTIVTARWVEKLIRAAYSRSNVATVTPFSNNATICSLPIMLKDNSLPLDWDIDYFAKVVDRISLLKYPEIPTAVGFCMYIKREVIEKIGMFNEEKFGKGYGEENDFCMRALNEGYVNILCDNLFIYHKGSQSFTEEVKRKREMESLKVINQLHPFYSEMVKAFIEKNPLKYYHSTLEEIMSLYNLLKSEEKK, from the coding sequence ATGAGAAGTATAAACCAATTAAATATTGGTCTAACAGAGACAAAGTACGGCAAATTCTATTATTTAAAGAGTGATGCAATAATAGGCAAATCTTTAGAAATATACGGAGAATGGGCGGTACCAGAAATAGAGTTGTTAACAAGTTTTATAGAAGAAGGGGATATAGTAATTGATGTAGGCGCATACATAGGAACTCATACTATTCCATTTGCTCAAAAGTTGAATGGAAAAGGTTTTGTAATTGCATTCGAACCCCAAGAGATTATATTCAATATACTAGCAAAGAATATAAGGACAAATAACGCAGATAATGTGCAAATATTTAACAAAGCTGTTTTAGATAAAAATACAATAACCTACATAGAAACTTTTAACTACAATGAAACTAATAATTTTGGCAGTGCTAAAATAATAACTGATGATATTGAAACTCAAGGAATTATCAAAAAAATTGAAGCAATCACTATTGATAGTTTAGAATTGAATAATTGTAAATTAATAAAAATTGACGTAGAAGGACAAGAAGAATTTGTATTGAGAGGCTCAGAAAAGACAATAAAAAGTTTTATGCCAATTATTTATTTTGAAAGTAATGAGCTTGAGAAAACATGGAATAGTATTTGCTTAGTAAAGAAATGGGGATACGATACTTTCTTGTTTAGATTTCCAGCATTTAATCCATTTAACATTAAAGGTACACAAGATAATATTTTTGGTTATGCATGTGAAACAGGTATTTTGGGGATTCATAAATCAAAACTGAGTACTTATGGAAATGATACTTTGAAATGGCGAAAATTAAATTATCTATTTGAAATTACCACGCTTGACGATTTAGCTTTTTTATTAATAGAAACTTCTCGTGGACATGATCCCATTATACCTGATATTAAATATAATGAAATCAGAAACATAAAGTTTCTTCAAAATTATATAATTGAGGTGGTAAAAGAAATTGAAAAAAAAGATAAACTATTACAAACAATTAAAGAAGATTTAAAAATAAAAGAACAACACTTACAAAGTATTTATTGTTCGGAAGGTTGGAAACTGTTAACCAAGTGTTATAAAATAAGAGATAAGATATTCCCACCGAATAGTAAGAGAAGAGAATTAGCAAAGTTTATTTTATTTATTATGAAAAAACTGAATTTAAAATTTGTTCAGGAAATAATAAGATTTGCAAGGATGTATGGTATTAAAGCTCTTTATAATCGAAGTCGAATTGCTTTGCACTCTATGAAAAGTTATTCGAGTAACCAAGAAAATTATTTTGTTCCTGAACAATTTGAAAGAGATTATCTTTTAAGTGAAATCAGTGTTGATATAATTGTACCTATTTATAATGCTTATGAGGATTTAAAGAGGTGTGTAGAAAGTATTCTTAAGCACACTGATTTGAAAAAACATAGATTGGTATTAATTAATGATTGTTCGACTGATGAGAGAATATATTCTTTCTTAAAAAATCTTGAGAACGAAAGAACCGAAGAAAATTTACTTGTTATTCATAATAAGGAGAATTTGGGTTTTGTAAAAACAGTTAATAAAGGAATTAGTTTGAGTAATAAAGATGTTATTATTCTTAACTCTGATACAATTGTAACTGCGAGATGGGTAGAAAAGCTTATCAGAGCAGCGTATTCAAGGTCTAATGTTGCAACAGTTACACCTTTTTCAAATAATGCCACAATTTGTTCATTACCAATAATGTTAAAAGATAATTCGCTTCCTTTGGATTGGGATATTGATTATTTTGCTAAAGTTGTAGATAGGATTTCACTTTTAAAATATCCTGAAATTCCAACAGCAGTTGGATTTTGTATGTATATTAAAAGAGAAGTTATTGAAAAAATAGGAATGTTTAACGAAGAGAAATTTGGCAAAGGTTATGGAGAAGAAAATGATTTTTGTATGCGAGCGCTAAACGAAGGGTATGTAAATATTTTATGTGATAATTTATTTATTTATCACAAAGGAAGTCAAAGCTTTACGGAAGAAGTTAAAAGGAAAAGAGAAATGGAGAGCTTAAAGGTTATCAATCAATTACATCCATTTTACTCTGAGATGGTTAAGGCCTTTATAGAAAAAAATCCTTTAAAATATTATCATTCTACACTTGAAGAAATCATGTCCCTTTATAACTTATTAAAAAGTGAGGAGAAAAAGTGA
- a CDS encoding glycosyltransferase family 4 protein, with protein sequence MSTIVYLVHSIPKYEKSGTPIAAWRVAKGVKEKYNQNVAFIIPSPDGEEGKEKVDDILVYKVKRIDWHENFFHDFDIDRETYIRKIKNILKEVNCNILHIYNLVFSSYQVMKLRKEGIRIVRTITHTEDICFNVDPFVKVGDKIEICSGPDPIAKCACHYKQMYGGNNLMEFIIKKISKHFTSVELLYSNFCDIITFTNEEFAKYFTNYVNIPRDVIRIIPHGVENKLEKYILPNMPKNEGFRFLYLGGDNFRKGFVILDNALNSLNGELFNKIKEITIVGKTTKEFRERFNNDKYMFKGVLPEEELYNEISNADLVILPTFFETYNISLREAIKLGKPVITTKTFGSNIVVDGYNGFRFDIGDSLQLKNIIELILSNPQILVDMSKNCLNTHITDIEEEIKLFMKVYNELKD encoded by the coding sequence ATGAGCACAATTGTTTATTTAGTCCATTCAATACCCAAATATGAAAAGAGTGGAACCCCAATAGCTGCTTGGAGAGTGGCAAAGGGTGTAAAAGAAAAATATAATCAAAATGTAGCATTTATAATTCCTTCACCTGATGGAGAAGAGGGAAAAGAAAAGGTTGACGATATTTTGGTTTACAAAGTAAAAAGAATAGATTGGCATGAAAATTTTTTTCATGATTTTGATATAGATAGAGAAACGTATATTAGAAAAATAAAGAATATTTTAAAAGAAGTTAATTGTAATATTTTGCATATTTATAATTTAGTATTTAGCTCTTATCAGGTAATGAAACTTAGGAAAGAAGGAATCAGAATTGTTCGTACGATAACACATACTGAGGATATTTGTTTTAATGTTGATCCTTTTGTTAAAGTTGGTGATAAAATTGAGATATGTAGTGGGCCTGATCCGATAGCAAAATGCGCTTGTCATTATAAACAGATGTATGGTGGTAATAATTTGATGGAGTTTATAATTAAAAAGATATCTAAGCATTTTACGAGCGTAGAATTATTATATTCTAATTTTTGTGATATAATAACCTTTACTAATGAAGAATTTGCTAAATATTTTACCAACTACGTAAATATTCCAAGAGATGTAATCCGAATAATACCACATGGAGTAGAAAATAAATTAGAAAAATATATATTGCCGAATATGCCAAAAAACGAAGGATTTAGATTTTTATATCTTGGAGGAGATAATTTTAGAAAAGGATTTGTTATATTAGATAATGCGTTAAATTCTTTAAATGGGGAGTTATTCAACAAGATTAAGGAAATAACTATAGTGGGTAAAACAACAAAGGAATTTAGAGAAAGGTTTAATAATGATAAATATATGTTTAAGGGGGTATTGCCAGAAGAAGAATTATATAACGAAATAAGTAATGCTGATCTTGTGATATTGCCCACATTTTTCGAAACATATAACATATCTTTAAGAGAAGCTATCAAGTTAGGAAAACCTGTTATAACTACTAAAACTTTTGGTTCGAATATTGTAGTGGATGGATATAATGGGTTTAGATTTGATATTGGTGATAGCTTACAATTAAAAAACATAATAGAATTAATATTAAGCAATCCCCAAATACTGGTAGATATGAGCAAAAATTGTTTAAATACTCATATAACTGATATTGAAGAAGAAATAAAGTTATTTATGAAAGTTTACAATGAATTAAAAGATTAG
- a CDS encoding glycosyltransferase family 2 protein, with the protein MRNLTVIIPTYNQKDLLERAINSLISKCNDEINIYVLVNNTESNYIVRNKNYANLHVEYLNTNCGFCKAVNYGLRLIKKSRFIFLLNDDTEVINQIDIDNIIHELIEKGNIFSISLKMLKGNYPNLLDDAGDMYTILGWQFKRGNGLPKELYDRPCEIISACGGAAIYNKKILDEIGYFDEDFFAYLEDVDLGLRALMRGYKNLYYPYISVLHVGSATTGGKYNDITIRLTARNSIYVIYKNLPLPLLIINFPFILLGYLIKFIFFAKKGKGKIYISGVLEGLKNLPKFKEKRRENMRKKKISNIKLEWILIKATFEYFHQYIKRAFYTLRGAKK; encoded by the coding sequence ATGAGAAATTTAACAGTTATAATACCTACATATAATCAAAAAGATTTATTAGAAAGAGCAATAAATTCGTTAATATCTAAGTGCAATGACGAAATAAATATATATGTATTAGTCAACAATACGGAAAGTAATTACATCGTAAGAAATAAAAATTATGCAAATCTACATGTTGAATATTTGAACACAAACTGTGGTTTTTGTAAAGCAGTCAATTATGGATTACGATTAATAAAAAAATCAAGATTTATTTTTCTTTTAAACGATGATACTGAAGTAATAAATCAGATAGATATAGATAATATTATTCATGAATTGATTGAAAAAGGCAACATTTTTTCTATATCGTTGAAAATGCTGAAGGGTAATTATCCAAATCTTTTAGACGACGCAGGTGATATGTACACTATCTTAGGTTGGCAGTTTAAAAGAGGCAATGGTCTTCCAAAAGAACTTTATGATAGACCGTGTGAAATTATTTCCGCATGTGGTGGTGCTGCAATCTATAACAAAAAAATTCTTGATGAGATAGGTTACTTCGATGAAGATTTTTTTGCATATCTTGAGGATGTAGATTTAGGTTTGAGAGCGCTCATGAGGGGATATAAAAATTTATATTATCCTTACATAAGCGTATTGCATGTTGGAAGTGCGACAACAGGAGGAAAATATAACGATATTACTATCAGACTTACAGCAAGAAACTCGATATATGTTATATACAAAAATCTTCCCTTACCCCTTTTAATAATTAATTTTCCCTTTATTTTATTGGGATACTTAATCAAATTTATATTCTTTGCTAAAAAAGGAAAAGGAAAAATTTACATAAGTGGAGTTCTTGAAGGACTAAAAAATTTGCCCAAATTTAAAGAAAAAAGAAGAGAAAATATGAGAAAAAAGAAAATTTCTAACATAAAGCTTGAATGGATTCTTATTAAAGCTACATTTGAATATTTTCACCAATATATAAAAAGAGCATTTTACACTTTAAGAGGTGCAAAGAAATGA
- the rfbD gene encoding dTDP-4-dehydrorhamnose reductase, whose product MILITGSKGQLGSEFIKQFENKYNVKGIDIEQVDITDLDSTVSYISATKPNIIIHCAAYTNVDGCESDKDTAFKVNAIGTRNVAMAAEKVGAKLVYISTDYVFDGEKEKPYNEFDRPNPISIYGLSKLAGEEFVKTFCSRYFIVRIAWLYGENGNNFVKTIVKLAKEKGEIDVVNDQRGNPTFTKDVVQAVEVIMNSEKYGTYHVTNEGITSWYDFAYKIVSTFGIDCKVNPTTSDKFIRPAKRPKNSALDKMMLRLEFGYKMRHWEEAFEEFAMLMKGRI is encoded by the coding sequence ATGATACTAATCACAGGTTCCAAAGGCCAACTTGGAAGCGAATTTATAAAGCAGTTTGAAAATAAATATAATGTGAAAGGTATTGACATTGAACAAGTTGATATTACTGATCTTGACAGTACAGTTAGTTATATTTCAGCCACAAAGCCCAACATCATCATCCACTGTGCGGCTTACACCAATGTAGATGGGTGTGAGAGTGACAAAGACACTGCTTTTAAAGTAAATGCCATTGGGACACGAAATGTTGCAATGGCTGCAGAAAAAGTTGGTGCAAAGCTTGTATATATATCTACCGATTATGTATTTGACGGTGAAAAAGAGAAGCCATATAATGAATTTGATAGACCAAATCCGATAAGCATATATGGCCTTTCTAAGCTTGCGGGAGAGGAATTTGTAAAAACTTTTTGTAGCAGATATTTTATAGTGAGGATTGCCTGGCTGTATGGTGAAAATGGTAACAACTTTGTAAAAACAATTGTAAAACTTGCTAAAGAAAAAGGCGAGATTGATGTTGTTAATGATCAGAGAGGCAATCCCACATTTACCAAAGATGTTGTTCAAGCTGTAGAAGTAATAATGAACTCAGAGAAATATGGAACATACCATGTAACAAATGAAGGCATAACTTCTTGGTACGATTTTGCATATAAGATTGTAAGCACGTTTGGGATAGACTGCAAAGTCAATCCAACTACAAGTGATAAATTTATTCGCCCGGCAAAACGTCCTAAGAACTCAGCACTTGACAAGATGATGTTAAGACTTGAATTTGGATATAAAATGAGACATTGGGAAGAGGCTTTTGAAGAGTTTGCTATGCTGATGAAAGGAAGAATATAG
- a CDS encoding glycosyltransferase family 2 protein translates to MDLSIIIVNYNTRNLLRKTLESIYKNPTYREFEIIVVDNASSDGSQEMVKKEFPNVILIKNKQNLGFAKANNIGIRIAKGKYILLLNSDTEVLRGTLDSCIDFLEKDEAKEIGILGCKVVLPDGKLDLACRRGFPTPKNSFFKIFGLAKLFPKSRFFAGYNLTYLDENQSYEVDSVVGAFMLIRREVIDKIGLLDEDYFMFGEDIDFCFRAKQNGFKVYYYADAKIIHHKRGSGRNLKVLSAFYDSMWIFYKKHYYNRYPKTLALLIFITIKLIKSLKLAHAKVRNFPIRKGKKPCIA, encoded by the coding sequence ATGGATTTGTCTATAATTATAGTTAATTACAATACCAGGAATTTGCTCAGAAAAACTCTTGAGTCAATATATAAGAATCCTACCTATAGAGAATTTGAAATAATTGTGGTAGACAATGCATCAAGTGATGGCAGCCAAGAGATGGTAAAAAAAGAGTTTCCAAATGTTATTTTGATTAAAAATAAACAAAATTTAGGATTTGCCAAAGCCAACAATATAGGGATAAGAATTGCAAAGGGAAAGTACATATTGCTTTTAAATTCAGATACAGAAGTTTTAAGGGGTACACTTGATAGTTGTATAGATTTTTTGGAGAAAGATGAAGCTAAAGAAATTGGAATTCTTGGATGTAAAGTGGTGCTTCCAGATGGCAAGCTTGATTTAGCATGTAGAAGAGGGTTTCCTACTCCTAAGAATTCGTTTTTTAAGATATTTGGGCTTGCGAAGCTGTTTCCTAAAAGTCGATTTTTTGCAGGTTACAATCTTACATATCTTGATGAAAATCAATCTTATGAAGTTGATTCAGTTGTTGGGGCGTTTATGTTAATAAGGCGCGAAGTTATAGATAAAATAGGTTTACTTGATGAGGATTATTTCATGTTTGGCGAGGACATAGATTTTTGTTTTAGAGCCAAACAAAATGGATTTAAAGTTTACTACTATGCTGATGCAAAAATCATTCATCACAAAAGAGGTTCTGGCAGGAATTTGAAGGTTTTGTCAGCTTTTTATGACTCAATGTGGATATTTTATAAAAAACATTACTACAACAGATACCCAAAAACCTTAGCCTTATTAATATTTATAACAATTAAGTTGATTAAATCATTAAAGCTTGCCCATGCGAAAGTACGGAACTTTCCTATTAGAAAGGGAAAAAAACCATGCATAGCCTAA
- a CDS encoding undecaprenyl-phosphate glucose phosphotransferase: MHSLKSLYANLNKVFDVIGVFLAFFIAWFIKFESNLFPKVGHLDVENYLLILAIFLPSYFLLAFISRVYQPATKKSALKVTLNLFRANIISLAVVVIIFYIIKQVDYSRIFLALFILMNFALSLINRYILKLLLISNKNRFIQQENILIIGESDLSKNLIHKIQSSPYVEYNMIGIIDDYSKSALAKISELENVIKMHHVDEIIIALRLEEYKKLPSIINICEKYGIRTYIIPDYLRYIPSKAQIEEFEGIPLINIRYSPLDEWTNRFIKRSFDIVVSLIGLILCFPLFIIIAILIKLTSKGPILFTQERVGYNRRVFKMHKFRTMYVQDPDEEKIRWTTKDDPRRTPIGKILRRLSLDELPQLWDVLVGNMSLVGPRPERPYFVEKFKEEIPKYMIKHRVRPGITGWAQIHGLRGDTSIEERIKYDIWYIENWSFWLDIKIILATIFGGKFMENAY, encoded by the coding sequence ATGCATAGCCTAAAGAGTTTATATGCAAACCTTAATAAAGTTTTTGACGTAATAGGGGTTTTTCTGGCTTTCTTTATTGCGTGGTTTATAAAGTTTGAAAGTAATTTGTTTCCCAAAGTGGGCCATTTAGATGTTGAGAATTACTTGCTGATATTAGCTATATTTTTGCCATCTTATTTTTTGTTAGCTTTTATTTCAAGAGTTTATCAGCCAGCAACGAAAAAATCAGCGTTAAAAGTGACACTCAACCTTTTCAGAGCAAATATAATCTCGTTAGCGGTTGTTGTTATAATTTTTTACATTATTAAACAAGTTGATTATTCAAGAATTTTTTTGGCATTGTTTATATTGATGAACTTTGCCTTAAGCTTAATTAATCGTTATATTTTAAAACTGCTATTAATTTCAAATAAAAATAGATTTATCCAACAAGAAAATATTCTTATCATAGGAGAAAGTGATTTATCAAAAAATTTGATTCATAAAATTCAATCCTCACCTTATGTTGAGTATAATATGATTGGCATTATTGATGATTACTCAAAGAGTGCGCTTGCTAAGATCTCTGAACTTGAAAATGTCATAAAGATGCATCATGTAGATGAGATAATCATTGCTTTGAGGCTTGAGGAATATAAAAAGCTTCCCTCGATAATAAACATCTGTGAGAAATATGGCATAAGAACATATATTATTCCTGACTATTTGCGATATATTCCGTCAAAAGCTCAAATCGAGGAGTTTGAAGGAATTCCTTTGATAAACATACGCTATTCTCCACTTGATGAGTGGACAAACAGGTTTATAAAAAGGAGCTTTGATATTGTTGTCTCTCTAATTGGATTAATCTTGTGCTTTCCTTTATTCATAATCATAGCAATTTTGATAAAATTAACATCAAAAGGGCCAATTTTGTTTACCCAGGAAAGAGTAGGCTATAACAGGCGCGTTTTCAAAATGCACAAGTTCAGAACCATGTATGTTCAAGACCCTGATGAAGAGAAAATAAGATGGACAACAAAAGATGATCCAAGAAGAACACCAATTGGCAAGATTTTAAGAAGGCTTTCTTTAGATGAGCTTCCGCAGCTATGGGATGTTCTTGTTGGCAATATGAGCCTTGTTGGACCAAGGCCAGAAAGACCATATTTTGTTGAAAAGTTTAAAGAAGAAATTCCGAAATATATGATAAAGCACCGTGTGCGTCCAGGAATTACTGGCTGGGCTCAGATTCATGGACTCAGAGGAGATACTTCAATTGAGGAGAGAATAAAATATGATATCTGGTACATAGAAAATTGGTCTTTCTGGCTTGATATAAAAATAATTCTGGCAACCATCTTTGGTGGCAAGTTTATGGAGAATGCGTACTGA
- a CDS encoding macro domain-containing protein codes for MSTKEIFQKIAIKKGDITKENVDVIVNAANSHLRHGGGVALAIVKAGGIEIQKESDEIIKKIGMLPTGHAVITNAYRLPCKFVIHTVGPIYGEGNEDEKLSMAIYNSLYLAHLYNLKSIAFPAVSSGIFGFPKDRCAKILIDTAVDFLSSIKTSIEKVVFCLFDDETYGYFEEYYKNLLGK; via the coding sequence TTGTCTACGAAAGAAATTTTCCAAAAAATCGCTATCAAAAAAGGCGATATCACAAAAGAAAATGTTGATGTAATTGTAAATGCAGCAAACAGCCACCTGCGCCACGGTGGTGGGGTTGCTCTTGCAATTGTAAAAGCAGGTGGCATTGAGATTCAAAAAGAGTCTGATGAGATTATAAAAAAGATTGGAATGCTTCCAACAGGCCATGCTGTTATTACAAATGCATATAGGCTGCCTTGCAAGTTTGTAATACATACAGTCGGTCCAATTTACGGTGAAGGCAATGAGGATGAAAAGCTATCTATGGCAATTTACAATAGTCTCTACCTTGCTCATCTTTATAACCTAAAAAGCATTGCATTTCCTGCTGTATCAAGCGGCATATTCGGATTTCCGAAGGACAGATGCGCAAAGATTTTGATTGATACTGCTGTTGATTTTCTAAGCAGTATAAAGACAAGCATTGAAAAGGTTGTGTTTTGTTTATTTGATGATGAGACTTACGGATATTTTGAAGAGTACTATAAAAACTTGCTTGGAAAATAA
- a CDS encoding CPBP family intramembrane glutamic endopeptidase has translation MIEKIKGKFSENTWNATIVGIVIFCLFAFRRADTYINNYIGKLSFFNSSQNVSLVYLNKLLIALISYLPFTFFTFLILGLMLLFTAGKHKLIQLSIEIYNRYKTKYFLFLLLEGFFGVIILCYSVILFPMQKSIKIDLVNYQLTSSWMKESGCLNVFYFIGIFIFAFIEETIYRVVIYHVFSSVTFRVFSAILTSTLFAFYHDYSIYNGIFIIRNIITSLFLIYALEKTKSIWWSVGAHFGLNAFLFDVVTTVEEQKKLAIAIIFVFLLYMVLDYLIIKYFKRREVDNTNNKKITKSLEKSVDIR, from the coding sequence ATGATAGAAAAAATAAAAGGGAAATTTTCAGAGAATACATGGAATGCAACAATTGTTGGTATAGTAATATTCTGTTTATTTGCATTTAGAAGAGCAGATACGTACATAAATAACTATATTGGGAAATTGTCATTTTTCAATTCAAGTCAAAATGTTTCTTTAGTGTACTTGAATAAATTATTGATTGCTCTTATTAGTTATCTTCCATTTACTTTTTTTACTTTTTTGATACTTGGCTTAATGTTATTATTTACTGCAGGAAAACACAAATTAATACAATTATCAATAGAAATATATAATAGATACAAAACAAAATACTTTTTATTTCTTTTACTTGAAGGCTTTTTTGGAGTAATTATATTGTGTTACAGTGTAATTTTATTTCCAATGCAAAAAAGTATAAAAATTGATTTAGTTAATTATCAACTTACTTCCTCATGGATGAAAGAAAGTGGTTGTTTAAATGTTTTTTATTTTATAGGTATTTTTATATTTGCTTTTATTGAAGAGACAATTTATAGAGTAGTAATTTACCATGTTTTTTCTTCGGTTACATTTAGAGTGTTTTCAGCGATTCTAACCTCAACTTTATTTGCCTTTTATCATGATTATTCAATTTATAATGGTATATTTATTATAAGAAATATTATAACTTCATTATTTCTCATATATGCTTTAGAAAAAACTAAAAGTATATGGTGGTCAGTTGGGGCTCATTTTGGATTAAATGCATTTTTATTTGATGTAGTTACAACAGTAGAGGAACAAAAAAAGCTTGCTATAGCCATAATATTTGTATTTTTGCTATACATGGTACTGGATTATTTAATCATTAAATATTTCAAAAGAAGGGAAGTTGACAATACTAATAACAAAAAGATTACAAAGTCTTTAGAAAAAAGTGTTGATATACGGTGA
- a CDS encoding CPBP family intramembrane glutamic endopeptidase, which produces MLENGIKLKNKIAQNVLIIIIAIIAGIALIICQIINRQYIEKFLRELLRVPSIIGGPDITTNFKVTVDEFLGYIFNFLMAFIILSLTVVFYKRKEGLKDFYNDLTKIYKTKFFFLLFLEGIVITLVLTYIVVMFPIKSDIKVNLSKLQLYIMWAKGSAYANIFWLIQMLITAIMEESIFRGIIYKGFSKITTKLWSAMITSIIFALYHIYPFETGVLMLRNVIISLLLIYMLEKTKTIWWSVGIHFGFNALLFEEVSSKEGHIQLAFGIIIVFSAYIILDYLIQQYYSKRDQKDDILGSELKDKEKEEESAVEYLS; this is translated from the coding sequence ATGTTAGAAAATGGAATAAAATTAAAAAACAAAATCGCGCAAAATGTTTTAATAATTATTATTGCTATTATTGCGGGTATTGCTTTAATAATATGTCAGATTATTAACAGACAATATATAGAAAAATTTCTAAGAGAACTTTTGAGAGTACCATCAATTATTGGTGGTCCTGATATAACCACAAATTTTAAGGTTACTGTAGATGAATTCTTGGGTTACATTTTTAATTTTTTGATGGCTTTTATCATATTAAGTTTAACTGTAGTCTTTTATAAAAGGAAAGAGGGGCTAAAAGATTTTTATAACGATTTAACAAAAATTTATAAGACTAAATTTTTCTTTCTTCTTTTTTTAGAAGGTATAGTTATAACGTTGGTTCTAACCTATATTGTAGTGATGTTTCCTATAAAAAGCGATATAAAGGTAAACTTAAGCAAATTGCAACTTTATATTATGTGGGCTAAAGGCAGTGCATATGCAAATATTTTTTGGCTAATACAAATGCTTATAACAGCAATAATGGAAGAGTCAATTTTCAGAGGAATAATTTATAAAGGATTTTCAAAAATAACGACAAAGTTATGGTCAGCAATGATTACATCTATAATTTTTGCTCTTTACCACATATACCCTTTCGAAACAGGAGTTTTAATGCTAAGAAATGTAATAATTTCACTTCTGCTTATTTACATGCTGGAAAAAACTAAAACAATATGGTGGTCAGTTGGTATACATTTTGGTTTTAATGCCTTATTATTTGAGGAAGTATCTTCAAAAGAAGGTCATATTCAATTGGCATTTGGAATTATAATAGTATTTTCAGCTTATATAATTTTGGATTATTTAATTCAACAATATTACAGTAAAAGAGATCAAAAAGATGATATATTAGGAAGTGAATTAAAAGATAAAGAAAAGGAAGAAGAAAGCGCAGTGGAATATTTAAGTTAA